From Phragmites australis chromosome 5, lpPhrAust1.1, whole genome shotgun sequence, a single genomic window includes:
- the LOC133919925 gene encoding serine/threonine-protein kinase RIPK-like translates to MRMLLRCFVGAEPAGGSGSESGNEKKKKKAVRRMPSATGRLRSLSLDDLSRTLSSSGLHAFTLAELKAATRGFSSSHFIGEGGFGPVYKGFLDERLRPGELEPQHVAVKYLNADGPQGHREWLAEVVYLGMLRHPHLVKLTGYCCQDEQRMLVYEYMASGSLEHHLFKNLMPSLPWPTRLKIAVGAAKGLAFLHEADTPVIYRDFKASNILLDSDYTAKLSDFGLAKEGPQGDETHVTTRVMGTHGYAAPEYILTGHLTAKSDVYSFGVVLLELLTGRRTVDKRRRGREQHLVDWARPYLRRPERLDRVMDPSLDGQYSAKAAHKAAMVAYHCLHSVPKSRPSMRDVVDALEPLLQMRSDVPAGPFVYTVPSSATDDGKAEAAADGAAAAKKKYLASAVHAEDELRTGNQRYATSVAGYKSSSRRHSRDRGA, encoded by the exons ATGAGGATGCTGCTCCGCTGCTTCGTCGGGGCCGAGCCAGCAGGAGGAAGCGGCAGCGAGAGCGGGaacgagaagaagaagaagaaggcggtGCGGCGCATGCCCAGCGCGACGGGACGGCTGCGGTCGCTGTCGCTGGACGACCTCTCGCGGACGCTGTCGTCATCGGGGCTGCACGCCTTCACCCTGGCGGAGCTCAAGGCCGCGACGCGGGGGTTCTCGAGCAGCCACTTCATCGGCGAGGGCGGGTTCGGCCCCGTGTACAAGGGCTTCCTCGACGAGCGCCTCCGCCCCGGGGAGCTCGAGCCGCAGCACGTCGCCGTCAAGTACCTCAACGCCGACGGGCCGCAGGGCCACCGCGAGTGGCTG GCTGAGGTGGTGTACCTGGGGATGCTGCGCCATCCGCATCTGGTGAAGCTGACCGGCTACTGCTGCCAGGACGAGCAGAGGATGCTCGTGTACGAGTACATGGCCAGCGGCAGCCTCGAGCACCACCTCTTCAAGA ATCTGATGCCGAGCCTGCCGTGGCCGACGCGGCTCAAGATCGCGGTGGGCGCGGCCAAGGGGCTGGCGTTCCTGCACGAGGCCGACACGCCGGTGATCTACCGCGACTTCAAGGCCTCCAACATCCTGCTCGACTCG GACTACACGGCGAAGCTCTCAGACTTTGGCCTGGCCAAGGAGGGCCCACAGGGCGACGAGACCCACGTCACCACCCGCGTCATGGGCACCCACGGCTACGCCGCCCCGGAGTACATCCTCACCG GGCACCTGACGGCGAAGagcgacgtgtacagcttcggcgtggtgctgctggagctgctgacgGGGCGTCGCACCGTGGacaagcggcggcgagggcgcgaGCAGCACCTGGTGGACTGGGCGCGGCCGTACCTGCGGCGGCCGGAGAGGCTGGACCGCGTGATGGACCCCAGCCTCGACGGCCAGTACTCCGCCAAGGCCGCGCACAAGGCCGCCATGGTCGCCTACCACTGCCTGCACAGCGTGCCCAAGTCGCGCCCCAGCATGCGCGACGTCGTCGACGCGCTCGAGCCGCTGCTGCAAATGCGCAGCGACGTGCCCGCGGGGCCGTTCGTGTACACGGTCCCGTCATCGGCGACCGACGACGGAaaggccgaggcggcggcggacggcgccGCAGCGGCCAAGAAGAAGTACCTCGCCTCGGCCGTGCACGCCGAGGACGAGCTGCGGACCGGGAACCAACGGTATGCGACCTCGGTGGCGGGATACAAGAGCTCCTCCCGGAGGCACAGCAGGGACAGGGGCGCTTAA
- the LOC133919920 gene encoding protein OPAQUE1 produces MSYRKGSKVWVEEKGEGWVEAEVAEAKDRAVVVLTSQRKKITVLPEKLLPRDTDEDLGGGHVDDMTKLTYLNEPGVLYNIKKRYALNEIYTYTGSILIAVNPFTRLLHLYNEYMMEQYNGVRLGELSPHVFAVADASYRAMVNESRSQSILVSGESGAGKTETTKLIMQYLTYVGGRAALDDRMVEQQVLESNPLLEAFGNAKTVRNDNSSRFGKFVEIQFDASGRISGAAIRTYLLERSRVVQITDPERNFHCFYQLCASGKDAELYKLGHASSFHYLNQSKTYELEGTNNEDEYWKTKRAMDIVGISRKDQDAIFRTLAAILHLGNIEFSPGKEPDSSEIKDSTSNFHLQTAANLFMCDSDLLVSTLCSRSIHTREGIIIKALDYAAAAANRDALAKTVYARLFDWLVENINKSIGQDVDSKVQIGVLDIYGFESFKNNSFEQFCINFANEKLQQHFNEHVFKMEQEEYKNEEINWSYIEFIDNQDVLDLIEKKPIGIIALLDEACMFPKSTHETFATKMFRNLSSHPRLGKTKFSETDFTISHYAGKVTYQTDSFLEKNRDYIVAEHCNLLSSSRCPFVSGLFTSLPEESLRSSYKFSSVASRFKQQLQALMETLNSTEPHYVRCVKPNSANRPQLFENQSVLHQLRCGGVLEAVRISLAGYPTRRTYAEFIDRFAVLVPELMIGSYDERILTKGILEMMKLENFQLGRTKVFLRAGQIAILDMRRAEVLDNAARHIQVRFRTFITRKEFVKTRDASISIQTYCRGCLARKMYLIRRETAAAIIVQKYVRRWLLRRAYLQECLSALLIQSYFRGFIARHYFSAIREHKAALVIQSIWRKRKVVMLFQHYRQATVAIQCAWRQKLARRELRRLKMAANEAGALREAKNKLEKKMDDLALRLTLERRLRAASEESKLAEILKRDKIIESLSAECAAAKSAAKNEHDKNLLLQKHLDDSLREIIMLQSKKIMTAEAEKENSNLKNLVESLSKKNSVLENELTVACKSSDDTMEKLKDVEGKCNHLQQNLDKLQEKLTNLENENHVLRQKAFNVPSVNNLSVAPKTLSEKFSASIGLPNSEPKLIFESPTPTKFLAPLPQSLTGSRRARLPVERHEENHEILLRCIKENLGFKYGKPVAACVIYKCLLHWRAFESERTAIFDHVIETINDVLKGKDADGILPYWLSNTSALLCLLQKNLRSNGLFATPSRWSGGPLGLGGKIVQTLRSPSKLVGRSDILPQVDARYPAILFKQQLTACVEKIFGQLRDNLKKEISPLLNVCIQAPKSSRAQPGKASKSPGAGAQPPSNSYWDNIVNFLDLLMDTLRENYVPSFFIRKLITQLFSFINIQLFNSLLLRRECCTFSNGEYVKAGLSLLEKWITDVTEEFAGTSWHELNYIRQAVGFLVIHQKRKKTLEEIRQDLCPSLSVRQIYRICSMYWDDKYNTQGISNEVVASMREMVNKDTQNLVSNSFLLDDDLSIPFSTEDLSMAIPAIDYADADLPESLRPYPSVQFLLRQQDPQPVQ; encoded by the exons ACGTACACTGGAAGCATCTTGATTGCTGTTAATCCGTTTACGAGGCTACTTCACCTGTACAACGAGTACATGATGGAGCAATACAATGGTGTCCGATTAGGGGAGTTGAGTCCACATGTTTTTGCAGTGGCTGACGCATCCTACAG AGCTATGGTGAATGAATCCCGAAGCCAGTCGATCCTTGTTAGTGGCGAAAGTGGTGCTGGCAAAACTGAAACGACAAAGCTTATTATGCAGTATCTCACCTATGTTGGTGGTAGAGCTGCTCTTGATGATCGAATGGTTGAACAACAGGTTCTCGAA TCTAACCCTCTTTTGGAGGCATTTGGCAATGCAAAAACAGTTCGGAATGACAATTCAAG TCGATTTGGAAAATTTGTGGAGATACAGTTTGATGCAAGTGGTAGAATATCCGGAGCTGCTATCAGGACCTATCTTTTAGAGAGGTCCCGCGTGGTGCAAATTACTGATCCTGAAAGGAATTTCCATTGTTTTTACCAATTATGTGCTTCTGGAAAG GATGCAGAGCTGTACAAGCTTGGGCATGCGAGCAGTTTTCATTACTTGAATCAAAGCAAGACATATGAATTGGAAGGGACAAATAATGAAGATGAGTACTGGAAAACGAAAAGGGCAATGGATATTGTTGGAATTAGTAGAAAAGATCAG GATGCAATATTTCGGACACTGGCAGCCATTCTTCATCTTGGCAATATTGAGTTTTCTCCAGGAAAAGAACCTGATTCTTCAGAAATTAAGGATTCAACGTCAAATTTTCACCTCCAAACGGCAGCTAACTTATttat GTGCGATTCAGATCTACTGGTCTCAACATTATGTAGCCGGTCTATACATACTCGTGAAGGAATAATTATTAAAGCACTAGACTATGCTGCAGCAGCGGCTAATCGTGATGCTCTAGCAAAGACCGTATACGCAAGATTATTTGATTG gCTTGTCGAGAATATTAATAAGTCAATTGGTCAAGATGTTGATTCCAAGGTACAAATTGGTGTCTTGGATATCTACGGCTTTGAAAGCTTCAAAAACAACAG CTTTGAGCAGTTCTGCATTAACTTTGCCAATGAAAAGCTTCAGCAACACTTTAATGAG CATGTATTCAAGATGGAACAGGAGGAGTACAAAAATGAGGAAATTAATTGGAGCTACATTGAGTTCATTGACAATCAGGATGTGCTGGATTTGATTGAAAAG AAACCAATTGGAATTATTGCACTGCTGGATGAAGCTTG TATGTTTCCAAAATCTACTCATGAGACCTTTGCAACGAAGATGTTCAGAAACTTATCTTCCCATCCTAGGCTTGGGAAGACAAAGTTCTCAGAAACAGATTTTACCATCTCTCACTATGCTGGGAAG GTGACATATCAAACAGATTCTTTTCTGGAAAAAAATCGAGATTATATTGTTGCGGAGCACTGCAATCTTTTATCATCCTCAAGGTGCCCATTTGTTTCTGGACTTTTCACTTCGTTGCCAGAAGAATCTTTAAGGTCCTCATACAAATTCTCATCAGTTGCTTCCAGATTTAAG CAACAACTGCAAGCCCTCATGGAAACTCTCAACTCGACTGAACCTCACTATGTACGCTGCGTGAAGCCTAACTCTGCTAATCGACCTCAGCTTTTTGAAAATCAAAGCGTCTTGCACCAACTGCGTTGTGGA GGTGTTTTAGAGGCTGTCCGTATTAGTCTTGCTGGCTACCCTACAAGAAGGACTTATGCTGAATTTATTGATCGGTTTGCTGTTCTAGTTCCTGAGTTGATGATTGGAAG TTACGATGAAAGAATATTGACAAAGGGAATCCTCGAAATGATGAAGCTTGAAAATTTTCAA CTTGGTAGAACAAAGGTGTTCCTTAGGGCTGGTCAAATTGCCATATTAGATATGCGCCGTGCTGAGGTTTTGGACAATGCTGCACGGCACATTCAAGTCCGTTTCAGAACATTTATCACCCGCAAAGAGTTCGTGAAAACAAGGGATGCTTCAATTTCTATACAAACATATTGCAGAG GCTGTTTGGCAAGGAAGATGTACTTGATCAGAAGAGAAACAGCAGCAGCTATAATTGTTCAGAAGTATGTCCGAAGATGGTTGTTACGTCGAGCTTACCTGCAAGAATGTTTGTCGGCTCTGCTTATTCAGTCTTATTTTCGAGGGTTCATCGCTCGACATTATTTCTCTGCCATCAGAGAGCATAAGGCTGCTTTAGTGATACAg TCCATATGGAGAAAGCGGAAGGTTGTAATGCTTTTCCAGCATTACAGGCAAGCGACTGTGGCAATTCAGTGTGCTTGGAGACAGAAGCTTGCAAGAAGGGAGCTAAGGAGACTCAAAATG GCTGCAAATGAAGCTGGTGCACTGCGTGAGGCGAAGAATAAGCTTGAGAAAAAGATGGATGATCTTGCTTTAAGACTTACCCTTGAAAGGAGACTGCGG GCTGCCAGTGAAGAGTCAAAGTTGGCAGAAATATTGAAGCGAGACAAAATAATTGAATCCTTAAGTGCAGAATGTGCTGCAGCTAAATCAGCTGCTAAAAATGAACATGATAAAAATTTATTGCTCCAGAAGCACTTGGACGATTCTTTGAGAGAGATTATTATGTTGCagagtaaaaaaattatgacagcagaagcagaaaaagaaaactCCAACCTAAAG AATTTAGTCGAATCATTATCAAAGAAGAATTCTGTACTGGAAAATGAACTTACTGTGGCTTGTAAAAGTAGTGATGATACAATGGAGAAGTTGAAGGATGTGGAGGGAAAATGCAACCATCTACAGCAAAATTTGGACAA ATTGCAGgagaaacttacaaacttgGAAAATGAAAATCACGTCCTAAGACAGAAGGCATTTAACGTGCCTTCAGTAAACAATCTATCTGTAGCTCCGAAGACATTATCTGAG AAATTTTCTGCTTCGATTGGGCTTCCCAACAGTGAGCCAAAGCTTATATTT GAAAGTCCAACACCAACAAAATTTCTGGCTCCTCTTCCACAGAGTTTGACTGGATCAAGGAGAGCGAGGTTGCCTGTTGAAAGGCATGAG GAAAATCATGAAATTTTATTAAGATGCATAAAGGAAAATTTAGGATTCAAGTATGGCAAACCAGTTGCAGCATGTGTCATTTATAAATGCCTTTTACACTGGCGTGCTTTTGAATCAGAGAGGACAGCTATTTTTGATCATGTAATTGAAACCATAAATGATGTTCTCAAG GGGAAGGACGCTGATGGCATATTACCTTATTGGTTGTCCAATACATCTGCACTGCTATGCCTTCTACAGAAGAATCTGCGGTCAAATGGATTATTTGCTACACCATCTCGTTGGTCTGGTGGACCTCTTGGGCTAGGTGGGAAGATAGTGCAA ACGCTGAGGTCGCCTTCAAAGCTTGTAGGGCGCAGTGATATTCTGCCACAAGTGGATGCGCGGTATCCAGCCATACTATTCAAACAGCAGCTTACTGCATGTGTTGAAAAAATCTTTGGGCAGCTCAGAGATAATTTGAAAAAGGAAATATCACCTCTCCTTAATGTTTGCATTCAG GCTCCAAAATCATCACGTGCGCAACCTGGAAAAGCATCCAAGTCACCTGGGGCTGGTGCCCAACCGCCATCAAATTCCTATTGGGACAACATTGTCAATTTCCTTGACTTGCTTATGGATACATTGCGTGAAAATTAT GTTCCATCCTTCTTTATACGTAAACTTATCACTCAATTATTCTCTTTCATCAATATACAGTTGTTTAACAG TCTTCTTCTCCGGCGTGAATGTTGTACATTCTCCAATGGGGAATATGTGAAAGCTGGGCTATCTTTGTTGGAGAAGTGGATTACTGATGTCACAGAGGAG TTTGCGGGAACATCTTGGCATGAGCTAAATTATATCAGACAAGCTGTCGGTTTTTTG GTCATAcaccaaaaaaggaaaaagacacTTGAAGAGATCAGGCAAGATCTTTGCCCG TCCTTGAGTGTTCGCCAAATTTATAGAATATGCTCGATGTATTGGGATGACAAATACAATACCCAAGGCATATCGAACGAG GTTGTTGCTTCAATGCGGGAGATGGTCAACAAAGATACCCAGAATCTCGTGTCAAATTCCTTTTTGTTGGATGATGACTTAAG TATACCATTTTCTACCGAGGATTTGTCGATGGCTATTCCGGCAATAGATTACGCAGATGCCGATCTTCCGGAATCTCTTCGTCCCTATCCATCAGTACAGTTTCTACTCAGGCAGCAGGATCCACAGCCTGTCCAATAG